The following coding sequences lie in one Streptomyces xiamenensis genomic window:
- a CDS encoding MFS transporter, with translation MAAAAERPAGAGWPVNESARRRRASAVLFTVFAVTGYQTGAWAVSLPAVVRDLDMGVGRLGLTLALMAAGGIVGALVTGQVAARVTIRSSVVAAAAASGVGYLSLAACQTATQFTVAAALTGVGLGVLDAAANAAGSQEEVGSGRRLLPRLHAAFSLTAALAVLASYAVEGGDGYTSALLLAGVACLAGALAAGALPGAARLAAAAAPTDEDDGGTRSGDGTQSGGGGQNAGGGLSGLVVPVTVVAFVVVCGGFALDSTLEGYSALFIEQLPLQGAAQSAVGLTVLYLAGAVGRALSSPVLRRLGDWKTLLAGQATAMTGLLALVVDGSTWGIAAGMLLIGVGMSPAVPIAYSLVGRSRPFGQERAIARLTAAGYVTFTLAPLLVGLAGRNSLLDVFHALPVLLAGMAATVLWLGYRQRTARAARGGGDEMICPVAGPAAGQTSHTGV, from the coding sequence ATGGCCGCAGCGGCGGAGCGGCCGGCCGGGGCGGGGTGGCCGGTGAACGAGAGCGCGCGCCGTCGTCGCGCGTCGGCGGTCCTGTTCACGGTCTTCGCCGTGACGGGTTATCAGACGGGCGCCTGGGCGGTGTCCCTGCCGGCCGTGGTGCGTGACCTGGACATGGGGGTCGGCCGGCTGGGGCTCACGCTCGCGCTGATGGCCGCGGGCGGCATCGTGGGGGCGCTGGTGACCGGCCAGGTGGCGGCCCGGGTGACCATCAGATCGTCCGTCGTCGCAGCCGCGGCGGCGAGCGGAGTCGGCTACCTCTCCCTGGCCGCCTGCCAGACCGCCACCCAGTTCACCGTGGCCGCGGCGCTCACGGGCGTCGGGCTCGGCGTGCTCGACGCGGCGGCGAACGCGGCCGGCAGCCAGGAGGAGGTCGGCTCCGGGCGGCGCCTGCTGCCCCGGCTGCACGCCGCGTTCAGTCTCACCGCGGCCCTCGCCGTTCTGGCGTCCTACGCGGTCGAGGGCGGCGATGGGTACACCTCGGCACTGCTGCTGGCCGGGGTGGCCTGCCTGGCCGGGGCGCTGGCGGCCGGCGCGCTGCCCGGGGCCGCGCGCCTGGCTGCGGCTGCGGCGCCGACGGATGAGGACGACGGCGGGACGCGGAGCGGCGACGGAACGCAGAGCGGCGGGGGCGGGCAGAACGCAGGCGGGGGGCTGTCCGGGCTGGTGGTGCCGGTTACCGTGGTGGCGTTCGTCGTGGTGTGCGGCGGGTTCGCGCTCGATTCGACGCTGGAGGGCTACTCCGCCCTGTTCATCGAGCAGTTGCCGCTCCAGGGCGCGGCCCAGAGCGCGGTGGGCCTGACCGTGCTCTACCTCGCCGGGGCGGTCGGCAGGGCGCTGTCGTCCCCGGTGCTGCGCAGGCTCGGGGACTGGAAGACGCTGCTGGCCGGGCAGGCGACCGCGATGACCGGGCTGCTCGCCTTGGTGGTCGACGGCTCGACCTGGGGGATCGCCGCGGGGATGCTGCTGATCGGCGTCGGCATGTCGCCCGCGGTGCCGATCGCCTACTCCCTCGTCGGGCGCTCCCGGCCCTTCGGGCAGGAACGCGCGATCGCCCGGCTGACGGCGGCGGGCTACGTGACGTTCACCCTGGCGCCGCTGCTGGTCGGTCTCGCCGGGCGGAACTCGCTGCTGGACGTCTTCCACGCGCTGCCGGTTCTGCTGGCGGGGATGGCGGCGACGGTCCTGTGGCTCGGCTACCGGCAGCGGACCGCCCGCGCAGCACGAGGAGGGGGAGACGAGATGATCTGCCCGGTCGCCGGGCCAGCTGCCGGGCAGACATCCCACACAGGGGTGTAG